A single candidate division SR1 bacterium Aalborg_AAW-1 DNA region contains:
- the dnaK2 gene encoding Chaperone protein dnaK2: MSKIIGIDLGTTNSAVAHLVNGKSEIIANAEGLRTTPSIVYIKGDELLVGELAKRKAVLEPQNVVYEVKRFIGMKYDEVKTEAERMPYKTKKGKDGGVLIVIDDKEYKPEQISSFVLKKLKEDAEKFLGTTINSAVITVPAYFNDSQRNATKAAGEIAGLKVERIINEPTAAALNYGEGKNKDEKICVFDLGGGTFDVTMMEIGSEGTYQVLSTSGDTHLGGAVWDERIIDFILAEFKAKEGIDLSDNAMAMQRIKDEAESAKKQLSVTERVDITIPFITMSVDGKPRNLDVTLTKAKFEELCKDLFEKTKKPVEAALSDSGLSKSDVNDVVLVGGSTRMPQVITIVKDIFNKEPKSTVNPDEAVALGAAIQGGIIQGDVQDILLLDVTPLSLATEVEGGLAHVMIPRNTTIPAKKSNIFTNAVDNQPSATVHVTQGERQFAKDNKSLGMFNIDLPAKRRGEAQIEVTFDIDANGILNVSAKELSTGQEQKVTIQGATGISDEEIASAKADAERFAEEDKKKREMVEANNRLESTIYQLERMLEENKDKIPESDQENIKTLISEGKRIKDNADATKEEVEAMIDKIEKEMQDMAGKYQAANNASDASPADMVEDESSVDGEVIDADK; this comes from the coding sequence ATGTCAAAAATTATTGGAATCGATCTTGGTACGACAAACTCTGCTGTCGCTCACCTCGTCAATGGTAAGTCAGAGATTATTGCAAACGCAGAAGGACTCAGAACTACTCCTTCTATTGTTTATATTAAAGGAGATGAACTTCTTGTGGGAGAATTAGCAAAAAGAAAAGCAGTTCTCGAACCACAAAATGTCGTTTATGAAGTGAAAAGATTTATCGGAATGAAGTACGATGAAGTAAAAACAGAAGCAGAAAGAATGCCCTACAAAACTAAAAAAGGGAAAGATGGAGGAGTTCTTATCGTCATTGACGACAAAGAATACAAACCAGAACAGATCTCATCATTTGTCCTTAAAAAACTCAAAGAAGATGCAGAAAAATTCCTTGGTACAACAATCAACTCTGCTGTAATTACTGTTCCTGCTTACTTCAACGATAGCCAAAGAAATGCTACGAAAGCTGCAGGAGAAATCGCAGGACTCAAGGTTGAAAGAATAATCAATGAACCTACTGCTGCTGCACTTAATTACGGAGAAGGAAAAAATAAAGATGAAAAGATCTGTGTCTTTGATCTTGGAGGTGGAACATTCGACGTAACGATGATGGAAATAGGAAGTGAAGGTACCTATCAAGTACTCTCAACTTCTGGAGATACTCACCTCGGAGGTGCTGTTTGGGACGAAAGAATTATCGACTTTATCCTTGCTGAGTTTAAAGCTAAAGAAGGTATCGATTTGAGCGACAATGCTATGGCAATGCAACGTATCAAAGATGAGGCAGAAAGCGCAAAAAAACAACTTTCTGTCACGGAGAGAGTTGATATCACGATCCCATTTATCACGATGTCGGTCGACGGAAAACCTCGTAATCTTGATGTGACACTTACGAAAGCAAAATTCGAAGAACTCTGTAAGGATCTGTTTGAAAAAACAAAAAAACCTGTAGAGGCTGCCCTCAGCGATTCAGGATTGTCGAAGTCTGACGTAAATGATGTTGTGCTTGTAGGAGGTTCTACTCGTATGCCACAAGTCATCACTATCGTGAAAGATATCTTCAATAAAGAACCAAAATCTACTGTTAATCCTGATGAAGCAGTTGCACTAGGAGCTGCTATTCAAGGAGGTATTATCCAAGGAGATGTACAAGACATTCTTCTTCTTGATGTGACTCCTCTTTCTCTTGCTACAGAAGTAGAAGGAGGTCTTGCTCACGTGATGATTCCTCGTAATACTACTATTCCAGCAAAAAAATCTAATATCTTTACCAATGCTGTTGATAACCAACCCTCAGCAACCGTTCATGTAACACAAGGTGAAAGACAATTTGCAAAAGATAATAAATCTCTTGGAATGTTTAATATCGATCTTCCAGCTAAGAGAAGAGGTGAAGCCCAAATCGAAGTAACGTTCGACATCGATGCAAATGGTATCCTCAATGTATCAGCAAAAGAGCTCTCTACTGGACAAGAACAGAAAGTAACTATCCAATGAGCTACTGGAATCTCTGATGAAGAAATTGCTAGCGCAAAAGCTGATGCTGAAAGATTTGCAGAAGAAGATAAGAAAAAGAGAGAAATGGTAGAAGCCAACAATAGACTTGAATCTACCATTTACCAACTCGAACGTATGCTTGAAGAAAATAAAGATAAAATTCCTGAATCTGATCAAGAAAATATAAAAACTCTTATCAGTGAAGGTAAAAGAATCAAAGACAATGCTGATGCTACGAAAGAAGAAGTAGAAGCAATGATTGATAAAATCGAAAAAGAGATGCAAGACATGGCTGGTAAATACCAAGCAGCAAACAATGCTTCTGACGCTTCGCCTGCTGATATGGTAGAAGATGAATCTTCTGTCGATGGTGAAGTGATCGATGCTGATAAGTAA